In Sinorhizobium mexicanum, one DNA window encodes the following:
- a CDS encoding sulfate ABC transporter substrate-binding protein, whose protein sequence is MGTDGLVGVVTRAFVVGILELGSIGVALADTTILNVSYDSTRTLYKEFNAAFAEKWERDTGETVTIQTSHGGSGKQARLVIDGLEADVVTLALEADVDAIAAATGKIPANWKSRLPNNSAPYTSTIVFLVRKGNPKGIRDWGDLTKEGIQIIAPNPKTSGGARWNFLAAWAWARAANNGDEAKAREYVAQLFKHVLVLDTGAWGAMTTFVQRGFGDVLLTWENEAYLALEELGPRNFEIVTPSISIKAEPPVALIDGNVDNKGTRKVAEAYLNYLYSDVGQKIVAKHYYRPYRPELADPQDIARFADLKMVTIDEFGGWQEAQRKFFDTGGIFDEIYMPRR, encoded by the coding sequence ATGGGAACGGATGGACTTGTCGGCGTCGTGACGCGTGCCTTCGTGGTTGGAATTCTTGAGCTTGGCTCTATAGGTGTCGCTCTCGCGGACACCACGATCCTGAACGTGTCCTACGATTCGACGCGAACGCTTTATAAGGAATTCAATGCCGCCTTCGCGGAAAAATGGGAGAGAGATACAGGAGAGACGGTGACTATCCAGACCTCTCATGGCGGCTCCGGAAAACAGGCGCGACTGGTGATCGACGGGCTTGAAGCAGACGTGGTAACACTGGCGCTCGAGGCCGATGTCGATGCGATCGCCGCGGCGACTGGCAAGATCCCGGCCAATTGGAAAAGCCGCCTACCAAACAACAGCGCTCCCTATACCTCGACGATCGTCTTCCTGGTCCGCAAGGGCAACCCGAAAGGCATCAGGGATTGGGGAGACCTGACGAAGGAAGGCATTCAGATCATTGCCCCGAACCCGAAGACCTCGGGCGGTGCCCGTTGGAACTTCCTGGCGGCCTGGGCCTGGGCGCGTGCCGCTAACAATGGCGATGAGGCCAAGGCGCGGGAATATGTCGCGCAACTCTTCAAGCATGTTCTCGTTCTCGACACTGGCGCCTGGGGTGCAATGACCACCTTTGTCCAGCGCGGTTTTGGCGACGTGCTGCTCACCTGGGAAAACGAGGCCTATCTGGCGCTCGAGGAACTTGGCCCACGCAATTTCGAGATCGTCACGCCGTCGATTTCGATCAAGGCCGAACCGCCTGTGGCACTCATCGACGGCAATGTCGACAACAAGGGCACGCGCAAGGTGGCGGAAGCCTATCTCAACTATCTCTACAGCGATGTTGGGCAGAAGATCGTCGCCAAGCATTACTACCGCCCCTACAGGCCCGAACTTGCCGATCCTCAGGACATCGCCCGCTTCGCCGATCTCAAAATGGTTACGATTGACGAATTCGGAGGTTGGCAGGAAGCTCAACGGAAATTCTTCGACACTGGCGGGATTTTCGATGAGATCTATATGCCGCGTCGATAG
- a CDS encoding phosphatase PAP2 family protein, translated as MAASFFSVVTASISAHPLASVATQRARTWAAVHDSRFSRFALDLLDPSRPDMRFLALLAVVLFGILEDVVSGDPLVRADTAIYNALQDLRTAPGDAVMIAVTELGDTFVVVAVTIAVLLWFAWNRAWRTSAFWLLAIAGASAIITVIKITLHRTRPAESLYTGSSAFSFPSGHSTANTVLYGFLAFLVALGLRRAWRLPVAFTATFVALLIAFSRLYLGAHWFSDVTGGLAFGTAWIAVLGFTYLRKPAEPYGAIGLATVSATALSLAGGLNVYRHHSLDAERYAFKPVVRTMTAGEWRTNGWQRLPSNRIDMFGEIEEPLTIQWAGGLPAIQ; from the coding sequence ATGGCGGCGTCGTTCTTTTCTGTCGTTACCGCATCGATCTCAGCGCATCCGCTCGCTTCGGTGGCAACGCAGAGGGCGCGAACGTGGGCGGCCGTTCACGATTCGCGCTTCAGCCGGTTCGCTCTGGATCTCCTTGATCCCTCGCGCCCGGACATGCGCTTCCTCGCTCTTCTGGCTGTCGTCCTCTTCGGTATCTTGGAAGACGTTGTTAGCGGCGATCCTTTGGTCAGGGCCGACACAGCAATCTACAATGCTCTCCAGGACCTGCGGACAGCACCCGGCGACGCGGTGATGATCGCGGTCACCGAATTGGGCGACACCTTCGTCGTCGTAGCTGTGACAATTGCGGTGTTGCTCTGGTTCGCCTGGAATCGCGCGTGGCGAACGTCGGCATTCTGGTTGCTTGCGATCGCCGGAGCTTCCGCGATCATCACGGTGATCAAGATTACCCTTCATCGCACGCGTCCAGCGGAGTCGCTTTACACGGGCTCCAGCGCATTCTCCTTTCCGAGCGGCCACAGCACCGCCAACACCGTCCTCTACGGGTTCCTCGCCTTCCTGGTTGCACTCGGGTTGCGCCGGGCCTGGCGTCTTCCCGTCGCGTTTACGGCCACATTCGTCGCGCTGCTGATCGCGTTTTCGCGCCTCTATCTGGGGGCCCACTGGTTCTCCGATGTGACCGGAGGATTGGCATTCGGGACTGCCTGGATCGCTGTGCTCGGTTTCACCTACCTCCGCAAGCCGGCTGAGCCTTACGGCGCGATCGGACTTGCGACTGTCAGCGCTACGGCGCTCAGTCTCGCGGGAGGCTTGAACGTCTATCGGCATCATTCCCTTGACGCCGAACGTTACGCCTTCAAACCGGTGGTGCGCACGATGACGGCGGGTGAATGGCGTACGAACGGTTGGCAACGGCTTCCATCTAACCGCATCGATATGTTTGGCGAGATCGAGGAACCCTTGACGATCCAGTGGGCCGGCGGCCTGCCAGCAATCCAGTAG
- a CDS encoding sulfate/molybdate ABC transporter ATP-binding protein: protein MEVRVQKLRKEFGRFPALVDVSLDIHSGELIALLGPSGSGKTTLLRLIAGLESPTEGMIFFDADDASKKTVQERNIGFVFQHYALFRHMTVLDNVAFGLKVRPSKMRPPADEIRRRALDLIELVQLSGLEKRYPAQLSGGQRQRVALARAMAVKPNVLLLDEPFGALDAKVRKELRRWLRDIHDRTGHTTVFVTHDQEEALELADRVVVMNKGVIEQVGTPDEIYDYPVSTFVYGFIGQSNCLKVTLASGEIWFDERPIGLSATNEPDGPATLYFRPHDVELVDGAGSCFTGRVTAGRRVAGTRHLELDVGKEQSSVEIELSPERASSADRADIAFRPTKWELFRGG, encoded by the coding sequence ATGGAAGTCCGCGTCCAGAAGTTGCGCAAGGAATTCGGCCGCTTTCCGGCGCTCGTCGATGTCAGCCTCGATATTCACTCCGGCGAACTGATTGCGCTGCTCGGTCCCTCCGGCTCGGGCAAGACAACGCTGCTCAGGCTCATCGCCGGCCTCGAAAGCCCGACCGAAGGCATGATCTTCTTCGATGCGGACGACGCATCGAAGAAGACGGTGCAGGAAAGAAACATCGGCTTCGTCTTCCAGCACTACGCCCTCTTCCGCCACATGACCGTGCTCGACAATGTTGCCTTCGGTTTGAAGGTGCGGCCCAGCAAGATGCGGCCGCCGGCCGACGAGATCCGCCGGCGGGCGCTTGATCTCATCGAACTGGTGCAGCTCTCGGGGCTTGAAAAACGCTATCCGGCGCAGCTTTCCGGTGGCCAGCGACAGCGGGTGGCGCTGGCTCGTGCCATGGCCGTCAAACCCAACGTTCTCCTACTCGACGAGCCCTTCGGCGCGCTGGACGCAAAGGTGCGCAAGGAACTCCGCCGGTGGCTGCGCGATATCCACGATCGGACTGGTCACACCACGGTTTTCGTCACCCACGACCAGGAGGAGGCACTCGAGCTCGCCGACCGGGTTGTCGTGATGAACAAGGGTGTAATCGAGCAGGTCGGCACGCCAGACGAGATCTACGATTACCCGGTTTCTACCTTTGTGTACGGCTTCATCGGTCAGTCGAACTGCCTGAAGGTGACGCTTGCGAGTGGCGAGATCTGGTTCGATGAGCGGCCGATCGGCCTCAGCGCGACAAACGAACCGGATGGGCCGGCAACCCTCTATTTTCGGCCGCACGATGTCGAACTTGTCGACGGTGCCGGTAGCTGTTTCACTGGCCGCGTTACCGCAGGCCGGCGCGTGGCGGGCACGCGCCACCTGGAATTGGATGTCGGCAAGGAACAGTCTTCGGTCGAGATCGAGTTGTCGCCCGAGCGTGCCTCCTCGGCTGATCGCGCCGATATAGCCTTCCGACCCACCAAGTGGGAGTTGTTTCGCGGCGGGTAG
- a CDS encoding LssY C-terminal domain-containing protein — translation MQTKGWHMPAPWTATNALGWLTNKAAPVELPVVPRLRSGRLPGLTLVLPNDKMPEASRFVLRLWAGDFELSGESSSNLWIGSVVEEHFDRPISLVTISETRSDANAPRDLLLGAAQSARPVASTGSAGSNNWDGRILLLDDNSP, via the coding sequence TTGCAGACCAAGGGTTGGCACATGCCTGCACCATGGACCGCGACAAACGCGCTCGGCTGGCTCACAAACAAGGCTGCTCCCGTCGAATTGCCGGTCGTTCCTCGTCTCAGGAGCGGTAGGCTTCCGGGCCTCACCCTTGTGCTGCCCAACGACAAAATGCCGGAGGCATCGCGCTTCGTTCTGCGGCTGTGGGCAGGTGACTTCGAATTATCAGGTGAGAGTTCGTCCAACCTCTGGATTGGCTCGGTGGTGGAAGAGCATTTCGATCGCCCGATTTCTCTCGTTACTATCTCTGAAACCCGGTCGGACGCGAATGCGCCGCGCGATCTGCTTCTCGGCGCAGCTCAGTCAGCGCGGCCCGTCGCGAGTACCGGTTCTGCAGGAAGCAACAACTGGGATGGTCGCATTTTGCTGCTGGATGACAATTCGCCGTAA
- a CDS encoding MFS transporter — protein MINQDGATATMRPATYRSIPAGIWALGFVSMLMDISSEMIHALLPVYMVSVLGTSAFAVGIIEGIAEATASITKVFSGALSDWLGRRKFLAALGYGLAAATKPIFPLASSLDWLIAARFVDRVGKGIRGAPRDALVADIAPPELRGASFGLRQSLDTVGAFIGPLLAIGLMWLTAEHFQAVFWIAVLPAFLSVGVLLLVVKEPERPQELRRVRMPFHKDELGRLGKSYWWVVAVATLFTLARFSEAFLILKAQSIGTPIALVPLALVLMSLAYSLSAYPAGVLSDKVDRFTILVIGLVLLVCADLTLAFAQSAISAGFGVALWGLHMGFTQGLLAKLIADTSPAELRGTAFGMFNLITGLALLLASVIAGALWDLAGPQGTFLAGAGFAALTMMGLVMVRARLSAQASA, from the coding sequence ATGATCAATCAGGACGGGGCAACGGCAACGATGAGGCCGGCGACATATCGCAGTATCCCGGCCGGCATATGGGCACTCGGTTTCGTATCGATGCTGATGGACATCTCCTCCGAGATGATCCATGCGCTACTGCCGGTCTACATGGTCTCGGTGCTCGGCACCTCCGCCTTCGCGGTCGGCATCATCGAAGGCATTGCCGAGGCAACGGCCTCGATCACCAAGGTGTTCTCGGGTGCTCTAAGCGACTGGCTGGGTCGACGCAAGTTCCTCGCAGCGCTTGGCTATGGTCTCGCCGCCGCCACGAAGCCGATCTTTCCGCTCGCCTCTTCTCTCGATTGGCTTATTGCCGCTCGATTTGTCGACCGTGTCGGCAAAGGGATCCGCGGTGCGCCGCGGGATGCGCTTGTTGCCGACATCGCTCCCCCAGAACTGCGGGGCGCGAGCTTCGGTCTGCGCCAGTCGCTTGACACCGTCGGCGCATTTATCGGTCCGCTCCTGGCGATCGGTCTCATGTGGCTGACAGCGGAGCATTTCCAGGCGGTGTTCTGGATTGCGGTCCTTCCCGCCTTCCTGTCTGTCGGCGTGCTGCTGCTCGTGGTCAAGGAGCCCGAGCGACCGCAGGAGCTTCGACGCGTTCGCATGCCGTTCCACAAGGATGAACTGGGGCGTCTCGGCAAATCCTACTGGTGGGTCGTGGCCGTCGCTACCCTGTTTACGCTCGCCCGCTTCAGCGAGGCATTCCTCATCCTGAAGGCACAGTCGATCGGCACGCCGATAGCTTTGGTGCCGCTTGCGCTGGTTCTAATGAGCCTGGCCTATTCGCTCTCGGCCTATCCCGCCGGCGTCCTCTCAGACAAGGTGGACCGGTTCACCATTCTCGTTATCGGTCTCGTGCTGCTGGTCTGCGCCGATCTCACCCTGGCGTTCGCGCAAAGTGCCATCAGCGCCGGATTCGGTGTCGCTCTCTGGGGCCTGCACATGGGGTTCACGCAGGGGCTGCTGGCGAAGCTGATTGCCGATACATCGCCTGCGGAATTGCGCGGCACGGCCTTCGGCATGTTCAATTTGATCACCGGGCTGGCTCTGCTGCTTGCCAGTGTCATCGCGGGTGCGCTTTGGGATCTCGCAGGGCCGCAAGGAACGTTCCTCGCGGGCGCGGGATTCGCGGCGCTGACTATGATGGGGTTGGTGATGGTCCGCGCCCGGCTCTCTGCACAGGCCAGTGCCTGA